In the Nitrospinota bacterium genome, AATCATTATATAGATCAAGAGATATCAATAGGTGATTATGTCTTAACAGGTGGCGAATTGCCAGCTATGGTCTTGATAGATGCTGTATCCCGATTGATTCCTGGGGTAGTAGGAAATGAAAATTCAATTAAGAATGATTCCTTTTATTCCTACTTATTAGATTTTCCCCAGTATACGAGACCGGACGAAATCGATGGAAAAAGGATTCCAGAAGTTTTATTATCAGGTAATCATGAGAAAATTAGGATATGGAGGAGAAAAGAGGCTTTAAAACGAACCTTAAAAAGGAGGCCTGATTTATTAAAATCTGTTGAATTAACAGAAGAAGACGAATTAATTCTTAAAGAAATTAAGGCTTCTCATAATCATTAATCATTAAATTAGATATTTATGAGTATTAAAATTGAAATCATTTATCGCATTATTACATTATCCAGTATATAATAAGAAAAAGGAGATTATATCAACACAAATAACAAATCTTGATCTTCATGATATATCAAGGATTGCAAAGACATATGGCATAATTGAATTTTATGTGTCTACACCCTTTGAATCTCAGAGAAGGTTGGCCAATAAAATAAGAGAACACTGGACTGAGGGTTTTGGCGCAAAATATAATGAATTTAGAAAAGAGGCATTTGTAAATACAGTAATCGTTGATGGATTAGATGCTATTATTAAAAGGGTAAGAAGCAGGTACAAAATGAAACCCAAACTCATTGCTACTGCTGCAAGGGAATATGACAATAAAATAGATTTTTATAGTATGAGAGAGATTTTGCAAACGCAAAATGGGTCTTATCTTTTTCTGTTTGGAACAGGTTGGGGACTG is a window encoding:
- a CDS encoding RNA methyltransferase — translated: MKSFIALLHYPVYNKKKEIISTQITNLDLHDISRIAKTYGIIEFYVSTPFESQRRLANKIREHWTEGFGAKYNEFRKEAFVNTVIVDGLDAIIKRVRSRYKMKPKLIATAAREYDNKIDFYSMREILQTQNGSYLFLFGTGWGLVEEIIERSDYILEPIRGSNHYNHLSVRSAIAIILDRLLGTR
- the trmD gene encoding tRNA (guanosine(37)-N1)-methyltransferase TrmD, which codes for MEFNLITIFPEMFKSPLNESLIKKAQDKGLISISIYDLRNFASGKHGVTDDYPYGGGGGMIMKPEPIIRALKEIKNKSRDAKVILLSPQGEMMTQSMLKKLASEKSLIIICGRYEGVDERIRNHYIDQEISIGDYVLTGGELPAMVLIDAVSRLIPGVVGNENSIKNDSFYSYLLDFPQYTRPDEIDGKRIPEVLLSGNHEKIRIWRRKEALKRTLKRRPDLLKSVELTEEDELILKEIKASHNH